In Mongoliitalea daihaiensis, one DNA window encodes the following:
- a CDS encoding LruC domain-containing protein has product MKNLFILACLLISGSLHAQNFTTISSQNKTQHVAIDLPTVEADAELGNRSFYTCWVFQGFNTTSGTQPVISGNVSFRSSSLSNSDNSTSAAITTPWIQPMNGKISFRMRFDVSASQTRFMRLFYIPIDESIPDLQGEAVLLETVDLPSNTTTVSLYEFDIPEELLNQTVRFRISFNGNGGNNRAIVDDIVIPGNFASDPTFRCLPTRNQSDRDGDGIPDEEDDFPDDPARAYKSFITNAEYSTLKFEDLWPALGDYDFNDLVNDLRITKVTNATNDLVEMIIESRTRAIGAGFRNALGIELTGIQPNQVASVSGTILDGDLVRVSSNGLESNQTHATVILYDDAFKVLPRVGGGTGVNVETDRPMSEVTTQVITITFVPNTVNSRLLTMDMLNPFLIVNQDRGREVHLPGKQPTSLANPVLFGTGADNSALGTSNTYMTKEGSLPWAIWVNESVPYMIERERVTDGFLKLRDWANSGGNNSREWYADQPGNRNDAKIMIKRK; this is encoded by the coding sequence ATGAAAAATCTATTCATACTCGCATGTTTGCTTATCTCGGGAAGTCTGCATGCTCAAAACTTTACGACAATTTCAAGTCAAAATAAGACCCAACATGTAGCCATTGACCTTCCAACAGTAGAGGCCGATGCCGAATTGGGAAATCGATCATTTTATACTTGTTGGGTTTTCCAAGGCTTTAACACTACATCTGGTACTCAACCAGTAATTTCTGGAAATGTATCCTTTCGGTCTTCTTCATTAAGTAATAGCGACAATTCAACTTCTGCCGCAATTACTACTCCTTGGATTCAACCCATGAATGGGAAGATTTCATTCAGGATGAGATTTGATGTTAGTGCTAGCCAAACACGGTTTATGCGATTATTTTACATACCAATTGATGAAAGTATTCCCGATCTTCAAGGAGAAGCTGTTTTATTGGAAACTGTAGATTTACCTAGTAACACTACAACAGTCAGTTTGTATGAATTTGATATTCCGGAAGAGTTGCTGAATCAAACTGTTCGGTTTAGAATTTCATTTAATGGAAATGGTGGTAACAACCGTGCCATTGTGGATGATATTGTCATCCCAGGAAATTTTGCCTCAGATCCAACCTTTAGATGCTTGCCCACCCGAAATCAAAGCGATAGAGATGGTGATGGTATTCCAGACGAAGAAGATGATTTTCCAGATGATCCCGCTCGAGCATATAAATCCTTTATTACAAATGCAGAATACTCTACATTGAAATTTGAAGATTTGTGGCCCGCCCTAGGAGATTATGATTTCAATGACTTGGTAAATGATTTGAGAATCACTAAAGTAACCAATGCGACTAATGACTTGGTAGAAATGATCATTGAATCTAGGACGCGAGCTATTGGAGCAGGCTTTAGAAATGCATTGGGGATTGAACTGACAGGTATTCAACCGAATCAAGTTGCCTCAGTATCTGGGACCATACTTGATGGCGATTTGGTCAGGGTAAGTTCCAATGGTCTTGAGTCCAATCAGACCCATGCAACAGTTATTTTATATGATGATGCGTTTAAGGTTCTCCCAAGAGTTGGTGGAGGGACAGGGGTCAATGTGGAGACGGATAGACCCATGAGTGAAGTTACAACTCAGGTTATCACAATAACCTTTGTACCCAATACTGTAAATTCAAGATTGTTGACAATGGACATGCTTAATCCATTCTTAATAGTGAATCAGGATAGAGGAAGAGAAGTTCACTTACCAGGTAAGCAGCCTACCTCTCTTGCGAATCCAGTGTTATTCGGAACTGGAGCTGATAACTCTGCTTTAGGAACCTCCAATACTTATATGACAAAAGAAGGAAGTTTGCCTTGGGCAATTTGGGTTAATGAATCAGTGCCATATATGATAGAAAGGGAACGAGTTACGGATGGTTTTTTAAAATTAAGAGATTGGGCTAACTCCGGTGGAAACAATTCGAGAGAATGGTACGCTGATCAACCAGGCAATAGAAATGATGCTAAAATAATGATAAAAAGAAAATAG
- a CDS encoding methylmalonyl-CoA mutase family protein: MSFSQESYKPQNHIRIVTAASLFDGHDAAINIMRRIIQSTGCEVIHLGHNRSVQEIVDCAIQEDVQAIAITSYQGGHVEFFKYMHDLLHEKGSGHIKIFGGGGGTILPEEIKELHAYGITRIYSPDDGRAMGLQGMINDLVKQADFPVGKNVAGIVPSMADKSSIAKIISAAENFPEESKEMLAGYKQTAASSKTPVLGITGTGGAGKSSLVDELVRRFLLDFTDKNIAIISVDPSKRKTGGALLGDRIRMNAINHSRVYMRSLATRQSNLALSKYVQDAVDIVKSADFDLIILETSGIGQSDTEIIEHSDMSLYVMTPEYGAATQLEKIDMLDFADIIALNKFDKRGAQDALRDVKKQYKRNHNLWDIADEDIPVFGTIASQFNDPGMNNLYKAIIHKLVEKTGVDLQTSFEVTKEMSEKIYIIPPARTRYLSEISENNRHYDKWVEDQKEVAQKLFSIQKSMEAIQSIDVADKDRLLKELQEVYAEVELDLDPKNKKWLEEWPGKVEKYANDFYIFKVRDKEIKIQTYTTSLSQTKIPKVALPKYEAWGDLLKWGLKENVPGEFPYTSGVFPFKREGEDPTRMFAGEGGPERTNKRFHYVSKGMPAKRLSTAFDSVTLYGEDPDYRPDIYGKIGNSGVNVCCLDDAKKLYSGFNLADPKTSVSMTINGPAATMTAFFMNAAIDQQCELYIKKHGLEDEVNAKIEAIYQEKGTPRPVYNTQVPEGNDGLGLMLLGVTGDQVLPKEVYEEIKAYTLTTVRGTVQADILKEDQAQNTCIFSTEFSLRLMGDVQQYFINHQVRNFYSVSISGYHIAEAGANPITQLALTLSNGFTYVEYYVSRGMDINKFAPNLSFFFSNGIDPEYSVIGRVARRIWAKAMKLKYGANERSQMLKYHIQTSGRSLHAQEIDFNDIRTTLQALYAIYDNCNSLHTNAYDEAITTPTEASVRRAMAIQLIINKELGLAKNENPIQGAFIIEELTDLVEEAVYTEFDRITERGGVLGAMETMYQRGKIQEESLHYEMLKHTGEYPIIGVNTFLSSEGSPTVTPGEVIRATIDEKEDQIRTLQSLHLRNTKQIKQELSVLQEVAIRNGNIFERLMEASKVCSLGQITNALYDVGGQYRRNM, encoded by the coding sequence ATGTCTTTTTCCCAAGAGAGTTACAAACCTCAAAATCACATCCGGATTGTAACAGCGGCCTCTTTGTTTGATGGTCATGATGCTGCTATCAATATCATGCGTAGAATTATTCAGTCTACGGGTTGTGAGGTTATTCATTTAGGTCATAACCGTTCTGTGCAGGAAATTGTAGATTGTGCAATTCAAGAAGATGTACAGGCCATAGCGATCACTTCTTATCAGGGTGGTCACGTAGAATTTTTCAAATACATGCATGACTTACTTCATGAGAAAGGCTCCGGTCATATCAAGATTTTTGGAGGTGGAGGGGGAACTATTCTTCCAGAAGAGATTAAAGAATTACATGCTTACGGCATCACTCGAATTTATTCTCCGGACGATGGACGTGCCATGGGATTACAGGGCATGATCAATGATTTGGTCAAACAAGCTGATTTCCCTGTTGGTAAAAATGTTGCAGGTATCGTTCCTAGCATGGCTGATAAATCAAGCATCGCAAAGATCATTTCTGCGGCAGAAAACTTCCCTGAAGAAAGTAAAGAAATGCTTGCAGGCTATAAGCAAACAGCTGCGTCTAGCAAAACTCCTGTTTTGGGAATTACGGGAACCGGTGGTGCAGGTAAATCATCTTTAGTGGATGAGTTGGTGCGTAGATTTTTGTTGGATTTTACAGATAAAAATATTGCCATCATCTCAGTAGATCCATCAAAGAGAAAAACAGGCGGAGCTTTGTTAGGTGATAGGATCCGTATGAATGCCATTAATCATTCGCGCGTGTACATGCGCTCATTGGCCACTCGTCAATCTAATTTGGCATTATCCAAATATGTACAGGATGCGGTAGATATCGTGAAGTCTGCGGATTTCGATTTGATCATCTTAGAGACTTCAGGAATTGGTCAGTCCGATACCGAAATCATCGAACATTCGGATATGTCTCTCTACGTCATGACTCCAGAGTATGGCGCGGCTACGCAGTTGGAGAAAATAGACATGTTGGATTTTGCCGATATCATTGCATTGAACAAGTTTGACAAAAGAGGTGCTCAGGATGCCTTGAGAGATGTCAAAAAACAATATAAGAGAAACCACAACCTTTGGGATATAGCGGATGAGGATATACCGGTATTTGGTACCATCGCATCACAGTTTAATGATCCTGGAATGAATAATCTCTACAAGGCGATTATTCATAAGTTAGTAGAAAAGACTGGTGTGGACCTACAGACTTCCTTTGAAGTGACTAAAGAGATGTCTGAAAAAATCTATATCATTCCACCGGCTCGGACCCGATATTTATCTGAAATTTCGGAAAATAACAGGCATTATGACAAGTGGGTGGAGGATCAAAAAGAAGTTGCGCAAAAGCTATTCTCTATTCAAAAATCCATGGAAGCCATTCAGTCTATTGATGTAGCAGATAAGGACAGGCTTTTGAAAGAACTGCAGGAAGTGTATGCGGAAGTCGAACTTGATTTGGACCCTAAAAACAAAAAGTGGCTGGAAGAATGGCCTGGAAAGGTTGAAAAATATGCCAATGATTTTTACATCTTTAAAGTCCGTGACAAAGAAATTAAAATCCAGACCTATACCACATCACTCTCTCAAACAAAAATCCCGAAAGTGGCATTGCCAAAATACGAGGCTTGGGGGGATTTATTGAAATGGGGACTCAAAGAAAATGTTCCGGGTGAGTTTCCATATACCTCAGGCGTATTTCCTTTCAAGAGAGAAGGCGAGGATCCTACGCGTATGTTTGCCGGTGAAGGTGGACCTGAGCGTACCAATAAGCGTTTTCACTACGTATCTAAAGGTATGCCTGCCAAGCGTTTGTCGACCGCTTTTGACTCCGTTACACTTTATGGAGAAGATCCTGATTACAGACCAGATATCTATGGTAAAATTGGAAATTCAGGAGTGAACGTTTGCTGTTTGGACGACGCTAAAAAGTTATATTCAGGTTTTAACCTTGCTGATCCCAAAACATCAGTTTCCATGACCATCAATGGCCCTGCGGCAACCATGACGGCATTTTTTATGAATGCAGCCATCGATCAGCAATGCGAACTATACATAAAAAAGCATGGTTTGGAGGATGAGGTTAATGCAAAGATTGAAGCCATTTACCAAGAAAAAGGAACGCCACGACCAGTGTACAATACCCAAGTCCCTGAGGGAAATGATGGCTTAGGTTTGATGCTTCTAGGGGTAACAGGCGATCAGGTGCTGCCAAAAGAGGTGTATGAAGAAATTAAAGCATATACCTTAACAACTGTTCGTGGAACTGTTCAAGCAGATATTCTCAAAGAAGATCAGGCACAAAATACCTGTATTTTTTCTACAGAGTTTTCATTGAGACTGATGGGAGATGTACAGCAGTATTTTATCAATCATCAGGTGAGAAATTTCTATTCAGTTTCTATCTCTGGATACCACATAGCTGAAGCTGGTGCCAATCCAATTACTCAGTTAGCATTGACACTATCCAATGGCTTTACTTATGTGGAGTATTATGTTTCTAGAGGCATGGATATTAATAAATTTGCTCCAAATCTTTCGTTTTTCTTCTCCAATGGAATTGATCCGGAGTATTCGGTGATCGGCAGGGTAGCAAGAAGGATTTGGGCAAAAGCCATGAAGCTAAAATATGGTGCAAACGAGCGTTCCCAAATGTTGAAGTATCATATTCAGACATCCGGTCGTTCGTTGCATGCACAAGAGATTGATTTTAATGATATCCGTACGACATTACAAGCGTTGTATGCGATTTATGATAATTGCAATTCTTTGCATACAAATGCCTATGATGAGGCAATTACAACACCTACAGAGGCTTCAGTAAGAAGAGCAATGGCTATTCAGTTAATCATTAATAAAGAACTGGGACTTGCCAAAAACGAAAATCCTATTCAGGGAGCATTTATTATCGAAGAGTTGACAGATTTGGTCGAAGAAGCAGTATACACTGAATTTGATAGGATTACTGAAAGAGGAGGGGTACTTGGTGCGATGGAGACTATGTATCAACGAGGAAAAATTCAGGAAGAAAGTCTGCATTATGAAATGCTTAAGCATACAGGAGAATATCCAATCATTGGTGTAAACACCTTTCTATCTTCGGAAGGTTCTCCTACAGTAACTCCAGGGGAGGTCATCCGTGCAACTATTGATGAAAAAGAAGATCAAATTCGTACACTTCAGTCCTTACATCTTCGAAATACCAAGCAAATTAAACAAGAGTTGTCAGTTCTTCAGGAGGTTGCCATTAGAAACGGTAATATCTTTGAGCGATTGATGGAGGCAAGTAAGGTTTGCTCTTTGGGCCAAATCACCAATGCCCTCTACGACGTTGGTGGACAATACCGAAGAAATATGTAA
- a CDS encoding OsmC family protein: MSTRTSVVRMKSDYEYEATNQQGNTVAIDMYDAPNKKAQSPMDLLLSALGGCSSVDAVLMMRKKRKTIVDFFVEVEGTRQDGVPAFYTHIRMNFVLVSPDATVEEFAKVVALSVDKYCSVASSIKSEISYTSEVRKP; the protein is encoded by the coding sequence ATGAGTACACGCACATCAGTAGTCCGTATGAAAAGTGACTACGAATACGAAGCAACCAACCAACAAGGCAATACGGTAGCCATTGATATGTACGATGCCCCCAACAAAAAAGCGCAGTCCCCCATGGACTTGCTTTTGTCAGCATTGGGAGGTTGTAGTTCAGTAGATGCAGTCTTGATGATGAGGAAAAAAAGGAAAACTATTGTTGATTTTTTTGTAGAAGTAGAAGGTACCCGTCAGGATGGTGTTCCTGCATTTTACACGCACATTCGGATGAATTTTGTTTTGGTTTCTCCCGATGCCACAGTAGAAGAATTTGCCAAAGTAGTAGCTTTATCAGTGGATAAATATTGCTCAGTAGCCTCTTCCATCAAATCTGAGATTTCGTATACATCTGAAGTAAGAAAGCCATGA
- a CDS encoding PDC sensor domain-containing protein, whose protein sequence is MERSLELEAVIALMEYDFNQFEIEIQELGAFSLQLYQSFEKADPSNPYFSIDLSNLIINSEPDANPDLSTVYISELTPDLMEVKELLIWSSPLDERFKQVIQNNPTISQVYFNSGLQVGKLFPPYPAKNNLEADLDLTEFNFYYEALAENNPTGGFKWVSDIYLDPVGKGWMVSLIYPVYHDDELLFVLGFDITLKEIIENYINQYSKQMIIIDATGTLVAGKSRAIEALSLPPLKDHTYSQTIISDSFRPEQFNLFKSKNQLVRSLVSDILLGNKREFNFQNDFDQFSGVVKKFDKMDWYLVDLTWR, encoded by the coding sequence ATGGAACGATCCTTAGAATTGGAGGCAGTAATTGCATTGATGGAGTATGATTTCAACCAATTTGAAATCGAAATTCAAGAACTCGGAGCTTTTTCATTACAGTTATATCAAAGTTTTGAAAAAGCGGATCCATCAAATCCCTATTTTTCTATAGATTTATCGAATCTCATCATTAATTCAGAGCCAGATGCAAATCCCGACCTTAGTACGGTTTACATCTCCGAGCTGACACCGGATCTGATGGAGGTTAAAGAGCTTTTGATATGGTCTAGTCCTTTAGATGAGCGCTTCAAGCAGGTTATTCAAAATAATCCAACCATTTCCCAAGTTTATTTCAACTCAGGGTTACAGGTAGGGAAATTGTTTCCTCCCTATCCTGCAAAAAACAATTTAGAAGCGGATCTTGATTTGACAGAGTTTAATTTTTATTACGAAGCATTGGCTGAAAATAATCCTACCGGGGGATTTAAATGGGTATCTGATATCTACCTTGATCCAGTTGGGAAAGGCTGGATGGTGTCTCTGATTTATCCCGTATATCATGATGATGAGCTTTTATTTGTGCTTGGCTTCGATATAACATTAAAGGAGATAATAGAAAACTATATCAATCAATATTCCAAGCAAATGATCATCATAGATGCTACAGGAACGCTTGTAGCAGGGAAGTCTAGAGCAATCGAGGCCTTGTCGCTTCCACCTTTAAAAGACCATACGTATAGTCAAACCATTATCTCAGATAGTTTTAGACCTGAGCAATTCAACTTATTCAAAAGTAAAAATCAGTTGGTTAGAAGCCTAGTCTCAGATATTTTATTGGGAAATAAGCGTGAGTTTAATTTTCAAAACGACTTTGATCAATTTTCTGGAGTAGTTAAGAAGTTTGATAAAATGGACTGGTATCTCGTTGATTTAACTTGGAGATGA
- a CDS encoding PAS domain-containing hybrid sensor histidine kinase/response regulator → MKKIIGFFKIDKASRGLVYLGVSLVFAILFLAFYFFHALEENQIQSNNFTMSKQIELAGKETEKSFNAMFDDMLFLINNLESWTYERTGNEQLAFERRVKRIFNNHRDLLDTLIVRFPNHLVSFHFDSKNSFIQQFRDPDKKATVTSNAFLLKNSPKSLSVKVFVNLERFAENQLSNYYLGATASKFIIIDNEMYDLVDDSYFFGYQLDDSSQQFVQENLQNGLKGMVEGMMIQSDIVDLPVWIYFYPVRLYPLEKEVSMVFIQSFEGNPSRAYTAYIYIIIALLSLIVIVFFILYQFNYAISSSNKSLAKSAKEIEELFKRQTLLLQESNGFIYFQNEKNEMISVGEEVKNVLGYEKEDFLKNFQSFIAPESLEPLRVASAKSIEKKQEIFKSDFFLFKKNGQKIRVKVFEKLLFDQQGTYQGTVGIFTDIDEQYNVDQERIRSEESLRSVLESLPDLIFIYDNEGNFLDYYVQDETLLLYPPLASIGKNVREVLPEKFGSKVYEMIKNAKESKQIQRIDMELQVPVGTRIFETRIFKLDETRVISIARDVTSQKVWERGLKEAVEAAEQANKAKSEFLANMSHEIRTPMNALLGIVSLIETTHLNAQQVEYIQLLRSSGKNLSGIINDILDYSKIESGAMSLKPIVFHFKKEMEQSFQLFEGLLKEKKINFSFQYQGDIPDLVEVDREKLVQVISNILSNSIKFTQSGGYVHVNLSCEPIIDDTIMLLFEVKDSGIGIPKNKISELTEPFFQLDGSNTREYQGTGLGLAISKKILELMGGELLIESEEGLGSVFSFSVFAKSISEKAIPEQQIVTDGIEKRELNPSFGKKYPLSILIAEDNNTNIVFMQMLMDQLGYEVDFVVNGLEAVAAVQRKYYDMVFMDIQMPKLNGLEATKEILKLDLINTPQIWGLSANAFNEDREKAIQLGMTGYLSKPIDIEIIAQTLYRIFISVQKK, encoded by the coding sequence ATGAAAAAAATAATTGGTTTTTTTAAAATAGACAAAGCATCAAGAGGACTTGTGTATTTGGGTGTTTCTTTGGTTTTTGCAATTTTGTTTCTTGCTTTTTACTTTTTTCATGCATTGGAAGAAAACCAAATTCAAAGCAACAACTTTACAATGAGCAAACAAATTGAACTTGCGGGAAAGGAAACTGAAAAGTCTTTTAATGCGATGTTCGATGATATGCTTTTTCTCATTAATAATTTGGAGTCATGGACTTATGAACGTACTGGAAATGAGCAGTTGGCTTTTGAACGAAGAGTGAAAAGGATTTTTAATAATCACAGAGATTTGCTAGATACCTTAATCGTAAGATTTCCGAATCATCTCGTGTCTTTCCATTTTGATAGTAAAAATAGTTTTATCCAACAGTTTAGAGATCCCGATAAAAAAGCGACCGTAACAAGTAATGCATTTTTACTCAAAAACTCCCCTAAAAGTCTTTCGGTGAAAGTGTTTGTCAATTTAGAACGCTTTGCAGAAAATCAGTTGTCAAATTACTATTTGGGTGCTACAGCTTCAAAGTTTATCATTATTGATAATGAAATGTATGATTTAGTGGACGACTCCTATTTTTTCGGGTATCAATTGGATGATTCTAGTCAACAATTTGTGCAAGAGAATCTCCAGAATGGGTTAAAAGGAATGGTGGAGGGAATGATGATCCAGAGTGACATAGTGGATCTCCCTGTTTGGATATATTTTTATCCAGTGCGCTTATACCCTTTGGAGAAAGAAGTTTCCATGGTTTTTATTCAATCATTTGAGGGCAATCCTTCCAGAGCTTATACTGCCTACATCTATATCATCATTGCTCTTTTATCGTTAATTGTCATTGTGTTTTTCATTCTATATCAATTTAATTATGCCATATCTTCTTCCAACAAGTCATTAGCAAAAAGCGCAAAAGAAATAGAAGAACTTTTTAAACGCCAAACACTTTTGCTACAAGAGTCGAATGGCTTCATTTATTTCCAAAATGAAAAAAATGAAATGATAAGTGTAGGTGAAGAAGTAAAAAATGTATTGGGCTACGAAAAAGAAGATTTCTTAAAAAACTTTCAATCATTCATAGCTCCTGAGTCATTAGAACCTTTGAGAGTAGCCTCGGCTAAGAGCATAGAAAAAAAACAGGAAATTTTTAAGTCAGACTTCTTTTTATTCAAAAAAAATGGTCAAAAAATTAGAGTCAAAGTCTTTGAAAAGTTATTGTTTGATCAACAAGGGACTTATCAAGGTACGGTAGGGATTTTTACGGATATTGATGAACAGTATAATGTAGACCAAGAAAGAATTCGATCTGAAGAGAGTTTGAGATCAGTTTTAGAGTCACTTCCAGACTTGATTTTCATATATGATAATGAGGGTAACTTCTTGGATTATTATGTGCAAGATGAAACACTTCTACTGTATCCTCCTTTAGCTTCCATAGGTAAAAATGTACGTGAAGTTTTACCAGAGAAATTTGGATCCAAAGTATATGAAATGATTAAAAATGCCAAGGAATCGAAGCAGATTCAACGGATAGATATGGAGCTTCAAGTCCCCGTAGGCACTCGTATTTTTGAAACACGAATTTTTAAATTAGATGAAACCCGCGTCATTTCAATAGCTAGGGATGTAACTTCGCAGAAAGTATGGGAACGGGGACTGAAGGAAGCTGTCGAGGCAGCGGAACAAGCCAATAAAGCAAAGTCGGAGTTTTTAGCCAATATGTCGCATGAAATCAGGACCCCCATGAATGCCTTATTGGGAATTGTTAGCTTAATTGAGACTACACATCTTAATGCTCAACAAGTAGAATACATACAACTGTTGAGGTCATCAGGAAAAAATCTTTCTGGAATTATCAATGATATCCTTGATTATTCTAAAATTGAATCCGGTGCAATGTCATTAAAACCGATTGTTTTTCATTTCAAAAAAGAAATGGAACAAAGCTTTCAGCTATTCGAAGGTTTGTTGAAAGAAAAGAAGATTAATTTTTCCTTTCAATATCAAGGTGATATACCAGACCTGGTGGAGGTAGATCGCGAAAAACTTGTACAAGTGATTTCAAATATCCTCAGTAATTCCATCAAATTCACCCAAAGTGGTGGATATGTTCATGTAAATCTATCATGTGAACCTATCATTGACGACACAATCATGTTACTTTTCGAGGTCAAAGATTCTGGTATAGGTATCCCCAAGAATAAAATTTCAGAATTAACAGAACCCTTCTTTCAATTAGATGGAAGTAATACCAGAGAGTATCAGGGTACTGGTTTGGGGCTTGCAATTTCAAAAAAGATCTTGGAGCTCATGGGAGGGGAATTGCTAATTGAAAGTGAAGAAGGATTGGGTTCTGTTTTTTCTTTTTCTGTTTTTGCTAAATCTATATCTGAAAAAGCAATACCAGAGCAACAGATAGTTACGGATGGTATTGAGAAAAGAGAATTGAATCCTTCTTTCGGTAAAAAATATCCGTTAAGTATCTTGATAGCAGAGGACAATAATACAAATATTGTCTTTATGCAAATGTTGATGGACCAATTGGGCTACGAAGTAGACTTTGTCGTCAATGGCTTAGAAGCGGTCGCAGCCGTCCAACGCAAGTATTACGACATGGTGTTTATGGACATTCAAATGCCCAAACTGAATGGACTGGAAGCTACTAAAGAGATTTTGAAGCTTGATTTAATTAATACTCCCCAAATTTGGGGTCTTTCCGCCAATGCATTTAATGAAGACCGGGAAAAAGCCATCCAACTAGGGATGACTGGCTATCTGTCCAAGCCTATAGATATTGAAATTATAGCCCAAACTCTTTACCGGATTTTTATTAGCGTTCAAAAAAAATAA
- a CDS encoding dihydrolipoamide acetyltransferase family protein, which translates to MATVEMLMPKMGESIIEGTILTWLKKEGDTIEQDESVLEVATDKVDTEVPAIHGGILKQILAKEGDVVAVGAPIAIIETSGEVSAPAEAASAIQNEVKEELIAAAPAQTSTIISTPSAPATAVDDDRFYSPLVMSICKKENISKAELASIPGTGKDGRVTKQDMLRYLENKSKKSVPTVVSTPAPAPTYVAPKVEMSISAQDEIIEMDRMRKMIAQRMVDSKRISPHVTSFVEADVTNIVLWRNKVKDAYKKKEGEALTFTPFFIQAVARAIKDFPMINISVDGENIIKKRDINIGVAVALPSGNLIVPVIRNADQYNLTGLSKKINDLANRARINKLSPDELGGGTYTVSNVGSFGNVMGTPIIMQPQVAILAVGAIQKKPAVVETPTGDVIAIRHKMFLSHSYDHRVVDGSLGGMFVKRVSDYLEAFDLHTEL; encoded by the coding sequence ATGGCGACAGTAGAGATGTTGATGCCCAAAATGGGTGAGAGTATCATAGAGGGTACAATCCTTACTTGGCTAAAAAAAGAAGGTGATACCATTGAGCAAGATGAATCTGTTTTAGAGGTGGCTACGGATAAAGTTGATACCGAAGTACCTGCAATCCACGGAGGCATCTTGAAACAAATTCTTGCAAAAGAAGGCGATGTAGTTGCCGTTGGTGCTCCTATTGCCATCATTGAAACATCTGGAGAAGTTTCTGCTCCTGCCGAAGCAGCCAGCGCTATTCAAAACGAGGTAAAAGAAGAGTTGATCGCAGCAGCACCTGCACAAACCTCTACAATTATCTCCACACCAAGCGCTCCTGCCACAGCAGTAGATGATGACAGGTTTTACTCTCCATTGGTGATGAGTATTTGTAAAAAAGAAAATATTAGCAAAGCAGAATTGGCCAGCATCCCTGGTACGGGAAAAGACGGAAGAGTAACTAAGCAAGATATGCTTCGCTACTTAGAAAACAAAAGTAAAAAATCAGTACCTACCGTAGTTTCTACACCTGCCCCTGCTCCCACCTACGTTGCTCCTAAGGTTGAAATGAGCATCTCCGCTCAGGATGAAATTATCGAAATGGACCGCATGCGTAAAATGATTGCCCAGCGTATGGTGGATTCCAAAAGAATTTCTCCCCATGTGACTTCATTTGTTGAAGCAGATGTAACCAATATTGTACTATGGAGAAATAAGGTGAAAGATGCGTATAAAAAGAAAGAAGGAGAAGCACTTACATTCACTCCTTTCTTTATTCAGGCAGTTGCCAGAGCTATCAAAGACTTCCCAATGATTAATATCTCCGTGGACGGAGAAAATATCATAAAGAAAAGAGACATTAACATTGGTGTTGCAGTAGCCCTTCCATCAGGTAATCTAATTGTGCCTGTAATCAGAAATGCTGATCAATACAACCTCACGGGTCTTTCAAAAAAAATCAATGATTTGGCCAATAGAGCTCGGATCAATAAACTTTCTCCGGATGAATTGGGCGGTGGTACTTACACTGTTTCCAATGTTGGTTCTTTTGGAAATGTAATGGGAACACCTATCATTATGCAGCCACAAGTAGCCATTTTAGCAGTAGGTGCAATCCAAAAGAAACCAGCGGTTGTAGAAACACCTACAGGAGATGTGATAGCTATTCGCCATAAAATGTTTCTTTCTCATTCCTACGACCACAGAGTAGTCGATGGATCACTTGGGGGGATGTTTGTCAAAAGAGTTTCTGACTATTTAGAAGCATTTGACCTACATACTGAATTATAA